One segment of Methylotuvimicrobium sp. KM2 DNA contains the following:
- the rpsK gene encoding 30S ribosomal protein S11 — MASPNRARKRIKKEIADGIAHVHASFNNTIVTITDRKGNALSWATSGGSGFRGSRKSTPFAAQVAAERAGSVALEYGMKNLDVMVKGPGPGRESAVRSLSNLGFKISNIIDVTPIPHNGCRPPKKRRV, encoded by the coding sequence ATGGCAAGTCCTAATCGTGCGCGTAAACGCATAAAAAAAGAAATAGCGGATGGCATTGCGCATGTGCATGCCTCCTTCAATAATACCATCGTTACAATTACCGATAGAAAAGGTAACGCGCTCTCTTGGGCAACGTCCGGTGGTTCGGGTTTTAGGGGTTCAAGAAAAAGTACTCCTTTTGCTGCTCAGGTTGCTGCCGAAAGAGCTGGTTCGGTCGCATTGGAATACGGAATGAAAAACCTAGACGTGATGGTTAAGGGGCCTGGTCCTGGTAGAGAATCAGCCGTTCGTTCATTGAGTAACTTGGGTTTTAAAATCAGCAATATCATTGATGTGACGCCAATCCCTCATAACGGTTGCCGTCCACCTAAAAAACGCCGCGTTTAA
- the rpmJ gene encoding 50S ribosomal protein L36: MKVRASVKKICRKCKVIKRNGVVRVICEDGRHKQRQG; the protein is encoded by the coding sequence GTGAAAGTTCGTGCGTCAGTTAAAAAAATATGCAGAAAATGCAAAGTCATAAAAAGAAATGGTGTTGTTAGGGTGATCTGTGAAGATGGGCGCCATAAACAACGTCAAGGATAA
- the fdxA gene encoding ferredoxin FdxA, with translation MTFVVTENCIKCKYTDCVDVCPVDCFHEGPNFLVIDPDECIDCTLCEPECPAEAIFAEDELPEGQEMFIEINADLAKKWPVISEVKDPLPEADEWNGKPDKTKLLEK, from the coding sequence ATGACCTTTGTAGTCACTGAGAACTGTATTAAATGTAAATATACCGACTGCGTTGACGTTTGCCCCGTCGACTGCTTCCATGAAGGCCCCAACTTTCTAGTTATCGACCCCGACGAATGCATTGATTGCACGCTCTGTGAACCCGAATGCCCAGCTGAAGCCATTTTTGCCGAAGACGAACTACCGGAAGGACAAGAAATGTTTATCGAAATCAATGCCGATCTCGCAAAGAAATGGCCCGTAATCAGCGAAGTCAAGGACCCCTTGCCCGAAGCCGACGAGTGGAACGGTAAACCGGACAAAACAAAACTATTGGAAAAATGA
- the rpsD gene encoding 30S ribosomal protein S4, whose product MARYLGPTCKLSRREGTDLFLKSRGKSLDGKCKLDQRPGQHGTKRTRSSDYALQLRAKQRIRRIYGVLEKQFRNYYKVADLKKGATGENLLNLLESRLDNVVYRMGFAATRAEARQLVSHKSILVNDSLVNIPSYQVQPGDVISIREKAKKQQRIIDALTVTEQYGFPNWVDVNSKDMAGTFKSLPDRVELGSDINEQLVVELYSK is encoded by the coding sequence ATGGCAAGATATCTTGGCCCTACGTGTAAATTAAGCCGTAGAGAAGGGACCGATCTTTTTTTAAAAAGTAGAGGCAAGTCGTTAGATGGCAAGTGTAAGCTTGATCAGCGTCCTGGGCAGCACGGTACTAAACGTACAAGAAGTTCTGATTATGCGTTGCAGTTGCGTGCAAAACAAAGAATTAGAAGGATTTACGGCGTACTAGAAAAGCAATTTAGAAATTATTATAAAGTTGCCGATTTAAAGAAAGGCGCAACGGGCGAAAATCTATTAAACCTTCTTGAATCGAGACTCGATAACGTAGTGTATAGAATGGGTTTTGCTGCTACCAGAGCGGAAGCTCGTCAGTTGGTAAGTCACAAATCGATTCTTGTCAACGACTCGTTAGTTAATATCCCTTCCTATCAGGTTCAACCTGGTGATGTGATTAGCATCAGGGAAAAGGCAAAAAAACAACAAAGAATTATCGATGCGTTAACTGTCACTGAGCAATACGGATTCCCAAATTGGGTTGATGTTAATAGCAAGGACATGGCTGGTACCTTTAAGTCTTTACCTGATCGCGTCGAATTGGGTTCTGATATTAATGAGCAGCTTGTTGTTGAGTTGTACTCGAAATAA
- the rplQ gene encoding 50S ribosomal protein L17, with translation MRHRKSGRKFNMNSSHRKALFSNMVGSLIKHELIKTTLPKAKELRSYAEPLITLSKEDSVAKRRLAFAKLRDRSVVTKLFNELGPRYKDRQGGYLRIMKCGFRPGDSAPMAYVELVDRPIGGESTE, from the coding sequence ATGAGACATCGTAAGTCTGGAAGAAAGTTTAATATGAATAGCAGCCACCGTAAGGCGCTATTCAGCAATATGGTCGGTTCGTTAATTAAGCATGAGCTTATTAAAACTACTTTGCCTAAGGCTAAAGAGTTAAGAAGTTATGCTGAGCCGTTAATCACTTTGTCCAAAGAAGATTCGGTTGCAAAGAGAAGATTGGCCTTCGCTAAATTGCGTGACCGTTCTGTAGTGACTAAATTGTTTAATGAATTGGGTCCTCGTTATAAAGATCGTCAAGGTGGATATTTACGCATTATGAAATGTGGTTTCAGGCCAGGCGACTCCGCTCCTATGGCTTATGTTGAGTTGGTTGATCGTCCTATAGGTGGCGAAAGTACCGAATAA
- the rpsM gene encoding 30S ribosomal protein S13: MARIAGINVPDHKHAEIALTAIYGVGRKTANQICEKVGIAPSRKIKELTEEQLDSVREVISKMTVEGDLRREVSMNIKRLMDLGCYRGIRHRRGLPLRGQRTRTNARTRKGPRKPIRK; this comes from the coding sequence ATGGCACGTATTGCCGGGATTAACGTACCAGATCATAAGCATGCAGAAATTGCATTGACAGCGATTTATGGTGTTGGACGCAAAACAGCAAATCAGATTTGCGAGAAAGTGGGTATAGCACCGTCAAGAAAGATTAAAGAATTGACAGAAGAACAGCTTGATTCTGTTCGTGAAGTTATTTCAAAAATGACCGTCGAAGGCGACTTGCGACGTGAAGTTTCAATGAACATCAAACGATTGATGGATCTAGGTTGTTATCGTGGTATCCGACATCGTCGAGGCCTGCCTTTAAGAGGGCAGAGAACACGGACGAATGCAAGAACCCGTAAGGGCCCTCGCAAGCCTATTAGAAAGTAA
- the rpoA gene encoding DNA-directed RNA polymerase subunit alpha, with translation MQNSISGLLRPRLVEVVSKSANHSRIVIEPLERGFGHSLGNALRRVLLSSIPGCAVTDIEIEGVLHEYTAIEGVQEDVIDIILNLKKLAVLLHSKDDVVLTLSKSGVGVVTAADIQLPHDVEIVNPDLVIANLTQDKQFNMKIRVRRGRGYEPVSARKQQTDNPIIGSLQVDASYSPIIKVAYQVESTRVEQRTNLDKLIVELETNGTVDPEETIKLAATILHDQLSVFVDFEKVAPPVDEKEAPQEGPDIDPVLLRPVDDLELTVRSANCLKAENIFYIGDLIQRTEVELLKTPNLGKKSLTEIKDVLALKGLSLGMRLENWPPDNLIDQNQSSF, from the coding sequence ATGCAGAATAGTATTTCCGGCTTATTAAGACCTCGTCTTGTTGAGGTGGTAAGCAAATCCGCTAATCATTCAAGGATTGTAATAGAGCCTCTTGAGCGTGGATTCGGACATTCGCTTGGTAACGCTTTGAGACGGGTGTTATTGTCTTCGATTCCCGGTTGCGCAGTTACAGATATTGAAATTGAAGGTGTGCTGCACGAATATACCGCGATTGAGGGTGTTCAGGAAGATGTTATTGATATCATCTTGAACTTAAAAAAGTTAGCAGTCCTTTTGCACTCGAAAGATGATGTCGTATTGACTCTTTCCAAGAGCGGTGTCGGTGTTGTTACAGCTGCAGATATTCAGTTGCCTCACGATGTAGAAATTGTTAATCCTGACTTGGTTATTGCAAATTTGACCCAGGATAAGCAGTTCAATATGAAGATTCGCGTCAGAAGGGGGCGAGGGTATGAGCCGGTAAGTGCGCGAAAACAGCAAACCGATAATCCTATCATCGGTAGTCTTCAGGTCGATGCTTCATATAGTCCGATTATAAAAGTTGCTTATCAAGTTGAGAGTACTCGTGTAGAGCAGAGAACTAATCTTGATAAGTTAATCGTCGAATTAGAGACGAATGGTACGGTTGATCCGGAAGAGACTATAAAGCTTGCGGCAACCATATTGCATGATCAATTATCCGTTTTCGTGGATTTTGAAAAGGTTGCTCCTCCTGTCGATGAAAAAGAAGCGCCTCAAGAAGGTCCTGATATTGATCCTGTTTTGTTGAGACCTGTTGATGATTTAGAATTAACTGTTAGATCGGCAAACTGTTTAAAGGCGGAAAACATTTTTTACATAGGTGATTTGATTCAAAGAACTGAAGTTGAGTTGCTTAAAACCCCGAATTTAGGTAAAAAGTCCCTCACTGAAATCAAAGATGTGCTGGCTTTAAAAGGATTATCTCTAGGTATGCGGTTAGAAAATTGGCCTCCTGATAATCTGATTGATCAAAATCAAAGCAGTTTTTAA